TTCTTGGCAGATTCAAGTGCAGAAGGGTTCCACTTTGGTGGTGTATGGATCTAAACATAAATGATATGGGTTTTTGGCTTGCATATTTGACAATTGAGTTCAGTGGGCCAtagtacaaaataaaatgacaactgGATTTGAATGTGTAAACTTAAATTTAGGTTTGGactgtttaaaaacatttgttgaaaaaatttaatttcccttaagaacaagaaaaaaaagttatctTCTCAGATATGTCTGagaaaggaaaagaattgtTTCAACCTCATGTTCAGCCACACCCTCCTCATTTCTACTCCTCCTGTAATGCagctataaatataaatagaagcttatttttgtgttgttcAATCTGGAGGGAAGCAGCTGAGTTTAATGTTATGTGTTCTTAATATCTAAAAATCTCCGTaattgaatcttgaatcttttaAAGCTACTTGCTGTTTGGTTTTGACTGCTACTGTGGACATTGTACAACAGGTGCAACAGCTGCTGAGAAAGAACGTGCCATAATTAGGTAacatgtgtgtgtaaaacagcATTTGAACATTATAATAGAAACGTTGCTCAGCCATATTGATGTCTGATCTTCAAAATTCTATCTAATGAATAtaatatatatcatttttacTGATCTATCTTATCCACTCTGTGATATTATGGAGAAAATGGAAAACTCAAGTGAGACTGTATCATTTGTGCTGGCTGCTTATGGAAATGTTGGTGAGTTAAAATACCTTTATTTCATCATAATACTGGTCTGGTATCTCTTTATATGTGTGGCCAACACAGTCCTTATTGTGGTCATACGTGTGGACAGAAGACTGCATGAGCCAATGTATATACTGCTTTGTAATTTATGTGTGAATGAAATAAATGGCAGCACATCACTGTATCCTCTTTTGCTCTCACAGATGTTTTCAGACAGTCATGAAGTGACCCTGCCGTGGTGTTTTCTGCAGATGTGTTGTTTGTACACAGGTGCACCTGCTGAGTTTTGGAGTTTAGCAGCCATGGCCTATGACAGATATATCTCAATCTGTCATCCATTACGCTATAATGTCATTATGAACACAGAGAGAGTGTTTAAGATCATTTTGCTTGTGTGGGTTTTgtcatttcttatttttatacTCTCGTTTTCATTCATCTTCAGTTTGAAGTTTTGTGGAAATATTGTTGACAATGTGTATTGTGACCACAAATTAATAATTATACTTTCATGTTCAGCTTCAGTCCAAGGCTCTATATCTATGATATTCTTTGTCATAATGAGTTTTTTCATACCTTTCAGTCTCATTTCAGTCTCTTATGTGAACATTTTGAGAGTTTGTCGAGAAAcatcaaaagaaaacaagcagaaagctGTAACTACTTGCACCCCTCAGATCGTCTCTCTGTCAAACCTGTTTGTCGGGTGTATTTGTTACTCCATTGACTTCAGGTTTTTAGTTTCTCAGGTACCAGATGAAGTCCGTACAATCTTGGGTATATATCTCCTCATTTGTCAACCAATTCTCACCCCTTTTATGTATGGATTTAATTTGCCAAAGATAAGGCAATCATGTAaaaggcttctgtttaagagaaaataaatgtctttgt
This is a stretch of genomic DNA from Pelmatolapia mariae isolate MD_Pm_ZW linkage group LG16_19, Pm_UMD_F_2, whole genome shotgun sequence. It encodes these proteins:
- the LOC134644359 gene encoding olfactory receptor 10A6-like, with the protein product MENSSETVSFVLAAYGNVGELKYLYFIIILVWYLFICVANTVLIVVIRVDRRLHEPMYILLCNLCVNEINGSTSLYPLLLSQMFSDSHEVTLPWCFLQMCCLYTGAPAEFWSLAAMAYDRYISICHPLRYNVIMNTERVFKIILLVWVLSFLIFILSFSFIFSLKFCGNIVDNVYCDHKLIIILSCSASVQGSISMIFFVIMSFFIPFSLISVSYVNILRVCRETSKENKQKAVTTCTPQIVSLSNLFVGCICYSIDFRFLVSQVPDEVRTILGIYLLICQPILTPFMYGFNLPKIRQSCKRLLFKRK